A genomic stretch from Onychostoma macrolepis isolate SWU-2019 chromosome 02, ASM1243209v1, whole genome shotgun sequence includes:
- the rabggtb gene encoding geranylgeranyl transferase type-2 subunit beta isoform X1: MRTRAAKTCHVIRPGTQVKDVIIKPDAPNTLLLDKHADYIAAYGSKKDDYEYTLSEYLRMSGIYWGLTVMDLMGQLSRMNREEIIEFIKSCQHDCGGISASISHDPHLLYTLSAVQILSLYDSINVIDVDKVVDYVKGLQQEDGSFAGDKWGEIDTRFSFCAVATLALLGKLDEINMDKAVEFVLSCMNFDGGFGCRPGSESHAGQIYCCTGFLSITGQLHQVNADLLGWWLCERQLPSGGLNGRPEKLPDVCYSWWVLASLKIIGRIHWIDKAKLRSFILACQDEETGGFADRPGDMVDPFHTLFGVAGLSLLGDEQIKSVNPVFCMPEDVLQRIGLQPDLLS; the protein is encoded by the exons ATGAGAACGAGAGCAGCAAAAACATGTCATGTCATCCGCCCA GGGACCCAGGTTAAAGACGTGATCATTAAACCTGATGCTCCAAACACGCTCCTCCTAGACAAGCATGCAGACTATATTGCAGCCTATGGCTCCAAGAAGGATGACTAT GAGTACACGCTGTCAGAGTACTTGAGAATGAGTGGCATCTACTGGGGTCTGACAGTGATGGACCTCATGGGTCAGCTGTCTCGAATGAACCGCGAGGAGATCATAGAGTTCATCAAGTCCTGCCAGCATGACTGTGGAGGCATCAGCGCCAGCATCAGCCACGACCCTCATCTCCTCTACACCCTCAGTGCTGTACAG ATCCTTTCGTTGTATGATAGCATTAATGTCATTGATGTGGACAAAGTGGTGGACTATGTTAAAGGACTGCAGCAGGAGGACGGCTCATTCGCAGGAGACAAATGgg GAGAAATAGATACACGGTTTTCCTTTTGTGCGGTTGCGACGTTGGCACTACTG GGCAAGTTGGATGAGATCAACATGGACAAGGCTGTTGAGTTTGTGCTGTCCTGTATGAACTTTGATGGAGGGTTTGGTTGTAGGCCTGGTTCAGAGTCCCATGCTGGTCAG ATTTACTGCTGCACAGGTTTCTTGTCAATCACTGGGCAGCTTCATCAAGTAAATGCAGATCTGTTGGGTTGGTGGCTCTGTGAAAGGCAGTTACCATCAGGAGGCTTGAATGGGAGACCAGAGAAG cTGCCTGATGTCTGCTATTCCTGGTGGGTTCTTGCCTCTTTGAAGATCATTGGCAGAATTCACTGGATTGACAAAGCAAAACTGCGCAGTTTCATTCTTGCTTGCCAGGATGAAGAGACTGGAGGCTTCGCTGACAGGCCTGGAGACATG GTGGATCCTTTCCACACTCTGTTTGGTGTGGCTGGTCTGTCTTTGCTGGGAGATGAGCAGATCAAATCAGTGAACCCTGTGTTTTGCATGCCTGAGGATGTGCTTCAGAGGATTGGCCTCCAACCAGACTTGCTGAGCTGA
- the rabggtb gene encoding geranylgeranyl transferase type-2 subunit beta isoform X2, with amino-acid sequence MGTQVKDVIIKPDAPNTLLLDKHADYIAAYGSKKDDYEYTLSEYLRMSGIYWGLTVMDLMGQLSRMNREEIIEFIKSCQHDCGGISASISHDPHLLYTLSAVQILSLYDSINVIDVDKVVDYVKGLQQEDGSFAGDKWGEIDTRFSFCAVATLALLGKLDEINMDKAVEFVLSCMNFDGGFGCRPGSESHAGQIYCCTGFLSITGQLHQVNADLLGWWLCERQLPSGGLNGRPEKLPDVCYSWWVLASLKIIGRIHWIDKAKLRSFILACQDEETGGFADRPGDMVDPFHTLFGVAGLSLLGDEQIKSVNPVFCMPEDVLQRIGLQPDLLS; translated from the exons ATG GGGACCCAGGTTAAAGACGTGATCATTAAACCTGATGCTCCAAACACGCTCCTCCTAGACAAGCATGCAGACTATATTGCAGCCTATGGCTCCAAGAAGGATGACTAT GAGTACACGCTGTCAGAGTACTTGAGAATGAGTGGCATCTACTGGGGTCTGACAGTGATGGACCTCATGGGTCAGCTGTCTCGAATGAACCGCGAGGAGATCATAGAGTTCATCAAGTCCTGCCAGCATGACTGTGGAGGCATCAGCGCCAGCATCAGCCACGACCCTCATCTCCTCTACACCCTCAGTGCTGTACAG ATCCTTTCGTTGTATGATAGCATTAATGTCATTGATGTGGACAAAGTGGTGGACTATGTTAAAGGACTGCAGCAGGAGGACGGCTCATTCGCAGGAGACAAATGgg GAGAAATAGATACACGGTTTTCCTTTTGTGCGGTTGCGACGTTGGCACTACTG GGCAAGTTGGATGAGATCAACATGGACAAGGCTGTTGAGTTTGTGCTGTCCTGTATGAACTTTGATGGAGGGTTTGGTTGTAGGCCTGGTTCAGAGTCCCATGCTGGTCAG ATTTACTGCTGCACAGGTTTCTTGTCAATCACTGGGCAGCTTCATCAAGTAAATGCAGATCTGTTGGGTTGGTGGCTCTGTGAAAGGCAGTTACCATCAGGAGGCTTGAATGGGAGACCAGAGAAG cTGCCTGATGTCTGCTATTCCTGGTGGGTTCTTGCCTCTTTGAAGATCATTGGCAGAATTCACTGGATTGACAAAGCAAAACTGCGCAGTTTCATTCTTGCTTGCCAGGATGAAGAGACTGGAGGCTTCGCTGACAGGCCTGGAGACATG GTGGATCCTTTCCACACTCTGTTTGGTGTGGCTGGTCTGTCTTTGCTGGGAGATGAGCAGATCAAATCAGTGAACCCTGTGTTTTGCATGCCTGAGGATGTGCTTCAGAGGATTGGCCTCCAACCAGACTTGCTGAGCTGA